The bacterium genome includes a region encoding these proteins:
- a CDS encoding DUF523 and DUF1722 domain-containing protein translates to MKEKKEEFLNTSFLYPEKKPTVVISRCLNFENTRYNGGIIKDEFVLKLIRFVKYITVCPEVDIGLSVPREPINIFNYGEDFRLIQEKTNLDLTEKMNIFCEKFLNSLNNIDGFLLKSKSPSCGVSGTVIYYEKDGKKSGYRGKGFFAMRVKEKFPYLPVEDEARLKNPDIKFHFLVRIFSFFELNETLKNMISIKQLLDFHQNYKYLLMAYNQKILRFLGNFLANYDNSKNIGEIKENYRVNFYKAFSKKMNPKSNINVIQHIYGHFKNRLNQKEKRHFLDLLGRYKKNEIPLILLIEILKNFAYRFENEYLIKQKYLNPFPSDLF, encoded by the coding sequence TTGAAGGAAAAGAAAGAAGAATTTTTAAATACATCTTTCCTTTATCCAGAAAAAAAACCAACAGTTGTTATTTCAAGATGTCTTAATTTTGAAAATACAAGATATAATGGTGGTATTATTAAGGATGAATTTGTTTTAAAACTTATAAGGTTTGTAAAATATATTACTGTTTGTCCTGAAGTAGATATCGGTCTTTCTGTTCCAAGAGAACCCATAAACATATTTAATTATGGTGAGGATTTCAGATTGATTCAGGAGAAAACAAATCTGGATTTAACAGAAAAAATGAATATTTTCTGTGAAAAATTTTTAAATTCTTTAAATAACATAGATGGATTTCTTTTAAAAAGTAAATCTCCAAGTTGTGGTGTCTCTGGAACAGTAATTTATTATGAAAAAGATGGTAAAAAATCAGGTTATAGAGGTAAAGGATTTTTTGCAATGAGAGTGAAAGAAAAATTTCCATATTTACCTGTTGAAGATGAGGCAAGATTGAAAAACCCTGATATTAAATTTCATTTCCTTGTCAGAATTTTTTCTTTTTTTGAATTGAATGAGACATTAAAAAATATGATTTCTATAAAACAACTTCTTGATTTTCACCAGAATTATAAATATCTTTTGATGGCATACAACCAAAAAATTTTAAGATTTCTTGGGAATTTTCTTGCAAATTATGATAATAGTAAAAATATTGGAGAGATAAAAGAAAATTACAGAGTAAATTTTTATAAAGCATTTTCAAAAAAAATGAATCCAAAGTCAAATATAAATGTTATTCAGCATATTTACGGACATTTTAAAAACAGGTTGAACCAGAAGGAAAAAAGACATTTTTTAGACCTTCTGGGAAGATATAAGAAAAATGAAATACCTTTGATTTTGTTAATAGAAATTTTAAAAAATTTTGCTTACAGGTTTGAAAATGAGTATCTTATAAAACAGAAATATTTAAATCCATTCCCTTCTGATTTATTTTAA